The following proteins are encoded in a genomic region of Gimesia algae:
- the serC gene encoding 3-phosphoserine/phosphohydroxythreonine transaminase produces the protein MTERIYNFSAGPAALPLPVLEQAQQDLISLGDTGIGVLEHSHRSKAFLAVYEEAEALVRELASIPENYKVLFLQGGASSQFFMIPMNLLKKDQTADYLVTGSWSKKAVKEAKSFGNVNVACSSEDKNFSYIPEEVSLSENPAYVHFTSNNTIYGTEFATEPTVPAGVPLICDASSDIFSRPLDISKYGIVYAGAQKNLGPSGVTLVIIRDDLIEQGPTDIPTMLQYRTHSEAGSMYNTPPTFGIYVLGQVLRWLKEQGGLAAIQEKNQSKAGKLYGYLEQSKLFNATAAKQDRSLMNVTFVTGDADLDAQFIAKATAAGLDGLKGHRSVGGMRASIYNAFPEAGVDKLLEMMNQFEQEHAS, from the coding sequence ATGACAGAAAGAATTTATAACTTTTCTGCGGGTCCGGCGGCTCTTCCCTTGCCAGTACTGGAACAGGCTCAGCAGGATCTGATTTCCCTGGGCGATACCGGAATCGGGGTTCTGGAACACTCGCATCGAAGTAAAGCATTTCTCGCCGTTTACGAAGAAGCAGAAGCCCTGGTCCGGGAACTGGCTTCCATTCCCGAGAATTACAAGGTTCTGTTCCTGCAGGGCGGGGCATCGAGCCAGTTTTTCATGATTCCCATGAACCTGCTGAAGAAAGACCAGACGGCGGATTACCTGGTGACCGGTTCCTGGTCGAAAAAAGCAGTCAAAGAAGCCAAGAGCTTCGGGAATGTGAATGTCGCCTGCAGCAGCGAAGATAAGAACTTTTCTTACATTCCTGAAGAAGTCTCACTCAGCGAGAATCCTGCTTACGTGCATTTCACCTCTAATAATACGATTTATGGAACTGAGTTTGCGACTGAACCGACCGTGCCCGCAGGAGTTCCTTTGATCTGTGATGCGAGCAGCGACATTTTCTCGCGCCCCCTCGATATTTCCAAATACGGAATTGTATACGCGGGTGCCCAGAAAAATCTGGGACCCAGTGGCGTGACGCTGGTTATCATTCGCGATGATCTGATTGAACAGGGACCCACAGACATTCCGACGATGTTGCAGTACCGTACGCATTCCGAAGCAGGCTCGATGTACAATACGCCTCCCACCTTCGGGATTTATGTGTTGGGACAGGTTCTGAGATGGTTGAAAGAGCAGGGCGGGTTAGCTGCGATTCAGGAGAAAAATCAGTCCAAAGCTGGTAAGCTGTATGGTTACCTGGAGCAGAGCAAGCTGTTTAATGCGACCGCTGCGAAACAGGATCGTTCGCTGATGAATGTGACTTTCGTGACGGGCGATGCCGATCTGGATGCCCAATTCATCGCTAAAGCAACAGCAGCCGGGCTGGATGGTCTGAAAGGGCATCGGAGTGTTGGCGGGATGCGTGCCAGTATCTACAATGCATTTCCCGAAGCGGGTGTGGATAAGTTACTTGAAATGATGAATCAGTTCGAACAGGAACACGCCTCTTGA
- a CDS encoding phosphorylase family protein — protein sequence MNEPKVDKAHADIGLVCALPMEIQPFMDRCEHVKKYTGGSYVFRGGFLDRIKVAVVQTGVGFARARAATQALIDAHSPPWVLSVGFSGALKAEMKNGDIVVATSVCDLHGQELQNDVHFPEDPEHGLYVGRIINTDEIVRTVDEKLKLAEQYDALAVDLESLAVAQVCQAAQKGFMAIRAISDDCSVDLPPEIISILGETGAVRAGAALGAVFKRPESVKEMWKMRGDASRAATRLASFLDGVVVQLYEARH from the coding sequence TTGAATGAACCCAAAGTCGATAAAGCGCATGCGGATATAGGGCTGGTTTGTGCTCTGCCGATGGAGATCCAGCCTTTTATGGATCGCTGTGAGCACGTCAAAAAATATACCGGCGGTTCGTATGTGTTTCGGGGTGGTTTTCTGGATCGCATCAAAGTCGCTGTGGTGCAGACGGGAGTGGGGTTTGCCCGCGCCCGTGCTGCGACCCAGGCGTTGATTGACGCGCATTCGCCCCCCTGGGTTTTATCAGTGGGATTTTCCGGTGCTTTGAAAGCCGAAATGAAGAATGGCGACATTGTGGTAGCGACTTCCGTGTGTGACCTGCACGGACAGGAACTGCAGAATGATGTCCACTTTCCGGAAGATCCGGAACACGGTTTGTATGTCGGACGGATTATCAATACAGATGAGATCGTGCGGACGGTCGACGAAAAACTGAAACTGGCAGAGCAGTATGACGCGCTGGCGGTCGACCTCGAGAGCCTGGCGGTGGCGCAGGTCTGTCAGGCAGCGCAGAAAGGCTTTATGGCGATCCGCGCGATCAGCGATGACTGTTCTGTCGACCTGCCTCCCGAAATTATTTCAATACTGGGGGAAACCGGGGCTGTCAGAGCGGGGGCCGCGCTGGGCGCTGTCTTCAAACGGCCGGAAAGCGTCAAGGAAATGTGGAAGATGCGCGGCGATGCTTCGCGGGCAGCAACACGTCTGGCCAGTTTTCTGGATGGTGTTGTGGTTCAACTTTATGAAGCCCGGCACTAG
- a CDS encoding ribose-phosphate diphosphokinase — protein MSSSPNPLSRGPRVQSFQPPQGDLTIMAGSGNPILAQAIADELGIRLTPCEAHQFSEGNIFVRILENVRGRDVYIIQGVHYPVNDNFVELLFWIDALKRASAQQITAVIPFFSYAKGDKKDEPRVSIRARVCADAIEVAGADRVLTMDLHSPQIQGFFSVPVDHLYGRHVISDHIRKLNIKDLVVCSPDVGFAKEASDFAKLLGTPVVIGNKLRKDHSETVEVLEVIGEVEGKNVILVDDFTITGRTLVSMAEVLKKKGAKDIYAAVTHGVLSKGAAERIGKSPLKKMFMTNTLETQVDPLPDNIEVLSVAHSFAAAIRSIHDRTSVSTLFPEKRSKK, from the coding sequence ATGTCCAGCTCTCCCAATCCACTCTCCAGAGGACCCCGAGTCCAGTCCTTTCAACCTCCTCAGGGCGACCTGACCATCATGGCCGGCTCGGGAAATCCCATACTGGCACAGGCCATAGCCGATGAACTTGGCATTCGTCTGACACCGTGTGAAGCGCACCAGTTCAGCGAAGGCAATATCTTTGTCCGTATTCTGGAAAATGTACGGGGACGCGATGTCTATATCATCCAGGGCGTCCACTATCCTGTAAACGACAACTTTGTTGAACTTCTGTTCTGGATTGATGCCCTGAAACGGGCCAGCGCGCAGCAGATCACGGCTGTCATCCCCTTTTTCAGCTATGCCAAGGGGGATAAAAAAGATGAGCCACGGGTTTCGATCCGGGCCCGCGTCTGTGCCGACGCGATTGAAGTCGCAGGTGCTGACCGCGTACTAACCATGGATCTGCACAGCCCGCAGATTCAGGGATTTTTCAGCGTTCCCGTGGATCACCTCTACGGACGACACGTGATCAGCGACCATATTCGCAAGTTGAATATCAAAGATCTGGTTGTCTGCAGTCCGGATGTCGGATTCGCCAAAGAAGCCTCAGACTTTGCGAAGCTGCTGGGTACCCCAGTCGTCATCGGCAACAAACTTCGCAAAGACCACTCTGAAACGGTGGAAGTCCTGGAAGTCATTGGCGAAGTGGAAGGCAAGAATGTGATTCTGGTAGATGACTTCACCATCACAGGCCGCACCCTGGTCAGTATGGCAGAAGTCCTGAAGAAGAAAGGCGCCAAAGACATTTATGCCGCTGTGACTCACGGAGTACTTTCCAAGGGGGCAGCCGAGCGGATCGGGAAAAGTCCTTTGAAAAAGATGTTTATGACCAATACTCTGGAAACCCAGGTCGACCCGCTGCCGGACAACATTGAGGTACTGTCAGTCGCGCATTCCTTCGCCGCGGCCATCCGATCGATTCACGACCGGACCAGTGTCAGTACGCTGTTTCCGGAAAAACGATCGAAGAAATAA